TATAAAAATCACATTGATCATCCGTAACTCCGAGTGAACCCGGATTGGCACAAGGATACAAAATCATACAATAACAAATAACAATGAATGCACACACAATGGTCGACCCTACAAAACAGGGGTTCGTCACGCACTTGCCTCGACTCAACTATTAGACCATAGAATTTTCTCGATTCTTGAAACTCTCAAACCCATTTGTAAAAAATGATTTAGAAGGCTAATTCAAATACTAATCACTTAACATAGTGTGTATGCCTAACCATGTACTGgcatctttcatatacttataaacATGGATCCATCAGTCCTTTTCTCAGAGTCCAGTTTATGTACATAACATGCCAAAATAATTTCCAACCTATAGCTGCCTAATTCTATTCTTATAGGCAGTTTGGCAGATTGATGCTTGTCCAACAAGgacatccgcaatatccatggcacaaaCATCAACCCGAATGGTCCGAATAATTGTCCTTGTTAGATAAGCATCAATCTGCCCAACTGCCTATACGAATAGAATTAGGCATCTGTAGGTTGGAAATTATTTCGGCCTCTTATGTACATAAAGAGATAGAGACTGATGGATCCATGTTTACAAGTATATGAAAGATGCCAATATACGGTTAGGCATGAACACTGTTGTATGTGATTACTATTTGAAGTAGCCTTCTTAATTATTTTTAACGAATAGGTTCGAGAGCTTCAAGAGTCGAGGACAATTCTACGGTCTAATAGTTGATTTGAGAAAAGTGCATGACGAACACCCGTTTTGTATGGTTGACCATTGTGTGTGCATTCATTGTTACTTTTTATTGTCTGATTTCGTATCCTTGCGCCCATTCGGGTTCACGCGGAGTTACTGTTAATCAATGTGATTTTTATATGGATGCTCGGATGTTCCACTGGATATTTATTTCTGAAAGCCAGGACGGTGAGGACGTCACACATGTCAAAGCCGAAGTGTCGGTGGCATAAGGCATGGTGTGAATAATCTGGTGGGCTTGAGCTAGGTCGGCGAGGACGCCACACGTGTTGAATCTGAAAGTGTCGATGGTATAAAGCATTGTGTGGACATTCCAGAATGCTCACTACAACAGAAAGTTCTTACAAATGCATGGTTTCTTGTTGGGATGGTTATAGCCTTTCTAAGATTGTGCTTTCAGATATATTTTTGTGTTCCCATCTGAAATCATGGAGTTCCTCATTTACTGATGTTCTATATTGTGCTTGCTGAGTATTTTTGTACTCACTCTTGCATACATATGGATTTCTGGTACTAAAGGACACtggtagaaaatagggctttggtcacagcccaatatacacattagtcccggttgcactacgaaccgggactaatgtgagcattagtcccggttcgagcgcctaaaggcattagtcccggttcaaatgagacctttagtcccggtttgagacacgaaccgggactaaagggcatcacaccctttagtcccggttcgtgtctcatactgggactaaaggggttcgtgtctcaaactctacccccccttaTCGCCATTTCAGATTTGAAAAAACAacagaaaatgataaaaacttcaaaaaataaaatcctttgagatgtagttatattagtacatctactagttaggaaaatttaaaaacttaaatttgtacatgttttgcaaaaatgttttatgaaaaagtaaaagggctataacttttgcatacgatgtcgggaaaaaatgtataatatatcaaaatgttcaacacgAAAATCTGAATCCTGTGAAGCGTATGGTTCAACAAGTATCTTGGTATGGGTTACAAGTGGATGTGAAAACTTCTTTTACATAGTACGAACATTTTATTCATAGTTCTTCAAAAAGAAAACACACACTACAAAACCGATGGAAGACCACAATTGGTAGCATGTTATATGGTTACTATAGGATAGGCTGTTACACAAACACAATGTACGCATGCTCCACAGCTCCCCGTCACAAGTAGCGAGTCAGAGCTGCAAATCCATGTACATATAGATTATTACACTTCGATATGTCACCTGTGTGATCACACAAGAGAATTTAATGCATGTATCACATTCATATGCAGGTGATACTGATAGTACATATAGTAATCTATGGAGCTTAATTAGGGCAGCGGAAGTCTTTCGGCACTCTCTTGCCGCACTAGTTGACGAGCACCTCGATGGCGATGGGCAGCATGAGGTTGATGTTGAGGGCCTTGACCTTGATGGTGGTGCAAAGGCAGAGAGCAGCGTCGAGGTCGGCAACGCCGGACAGCAGCGGGCAGCATGTATTCCTGGCGCTACTGCCGATCACCGCGTGCAACAGCCCATTGAGCACGTCCACGCACGCAAGTAGCTTTAGTGTGTCCACGGGGCACTTGCCGGTCGATGTAGCCGGCGCTGGGGCCGGGGCTGGGGGTGGCGTCGGAGTCACAGGGGTGGGTGCTGGCGGCATCACGAGGGTCGATGTTGGGGCCACCGGGATTGGCGTTGGAGAGACAGGGGTTGGTGCTGGCATCGGAGTCACAAGGGTTGGTGATGGCGGTATCATAGGAGTCGCTGTTGGGGCCACCGGAGTTGGCGTTGGAGAAACGGGGGTCGGTGCTGGCATCGGAGTCACCGATGTTGGTGTTGGCGGCATCACAGGGGCCGGTGTTGGGGTCACCAGGGTTGGCGACGGAGAGACAGGGGTGGGTGCTGGCGTCGGAACCACACGGGTCGGTGTTGGTGCCACCGGACTTGGCGTTGGAGAGATAGGGGTCGATGCCGGCGTCGGTGTTGGCGGCATCACAGGGATAGGTCTTGGGGCCACCGGGTTTGGCGTTGGAGATACAGGGGTCGGTGCCGGCGTTGGTGCCATAGGCATCTGTGTCGGCGGCATCACGGTTGTAGGTGTTGGGGCCACCGGTGTTGGTGTTGGAGAGAGAGGAGCTGGTACCGGCGTTGGAGTTATAGGGGTTGGTATTGGAGGCACCATAGGGGTCGGTGCCGATGTTGGAGTTACAGAGGCCGGTATGGGCGTGGGTGCCGGAGTGTTTGTAGGTGGAGGGATGAAGACAGTCGGGGTCGGTGCCGGCGTCGGAGTCACCGGGGTGAGTGTGGGTGTGGTTGAGGGCATGGGAGTTTGTGAAGGTGGAGGGCAGGGTATGGACGATGGTGAGGACTTGTGCTTACACGGTGCAGGCTGGGAAGGCCTTGTGGGCGGGCATGATCGGCATGGCGCGGACTGCGCGAGATGCCCGGCTAAGGAGAGCAGGGCCACCAGCAAGAACGCCGCAATGCGGGCCATGGTCTTGGAGCTTAAGGTCTCGGTGTTGGTATAGCTTTCCTGATCTTGACTATTAGAATGCCTCGGTATGGGCATGCTTATATAGGCGTGCCGTGTACTGTCTTTTATTTTTCGATTGAAATGGTGTACTTTCTTGGTCGACATGACCAAGCGTGGAGCCCTCTTCCCCCGTGACGCTCTTTCCAGGATTGCTGGACCTATCCCACTTGCACACGTCTGGATGAAATTAACACACCTCATCGTCCACGCTCAGGGACCAACGCTCCACTAgtctatctatcttctattctatacctaatcttatatcttatatttactaattgaaaGCACCATACAAGACACCACCACCACGTTAATCCTAGGAATTAATAACTTTTAGCCATCCGATTAATTTACTGAGTGTCTATGGCCGTTGGATGAAACCTCTCCTATCCCACGTATTCCAATCGTCATCCCCTTGGAATCTTTGTATTTCCCACGCAAAGGAAAAACAGAAACCTCTCCTATCCCACGTACGCCAATTGTCCTTCACTTGGTCTCTCTCTATTTCCCTTGATGAAAAGAAAAAACAGGAACCTCTCCTATCCCACGTACGCCAATGGTCCTCGCCTTGGTCTTTCTATTCCCCACGAAATAGAAAACAGGAATCTGAAATCTGAGCGTCTCTCCTCCTGCGTCTCTCCTCCTAGATTTGGCAGCAATAAGTTTAAATTGGTAACCTTCCGATTGCTTAGGTGCGTGGTGGAGATGGGACAAGCAGCCGTCTCTGCCTCCCTGTGGCTTCTACAGGAACGCATTGGCAGCATGCACCGCCGGCGATCTCTGCGGCAGCAGCATCACGTACGTGGTGGACCTCATGAGGAAGGACAAGGTGAGGATCGCATGAACATCCAGCACCCTGCTCGCCTGGAAGTGAGCGGAGATCGTGTCGGACCTCTGCCATGCCGGGTTCAAAGACTGATCTGATGTGGAGAAAGCCTATTTTCAGCGGCCCTACCAGGGAGGACGGCCCTACAAATCTTTCCAGGTGTTAAAACCATCATCCAGCCCACGAATCACAAGGATGATTATGAGACATTTTTTGTTGTCTAATTGCCCTGGAGACTCCAAGGAAAGGATCAGACAGAGACATCTTTCGTACCTTCAGCCGGAAGCCTGTACTCAGCTGCGAAACAAGGTTCACTAATCTTGGGTAAGCATTATCAATCAAGTTAAAATCCGAGATGATAACCCAGTTGTTTGGATGCGGCCAATGCTTAGTTTATTTTAATTGTACGTATAAGAATGGTTCATTATGTGATTTCTCCTTTCCCAGGTCAAATCAACTTATGGAACAGAAGGTAAAGAAAAGATCATGTTATCAGTACTGGTATACGTGTCATTGCTAGCAAGTTAATCTAGAGCTCTGATCAGTGTTTTATCACCATTTGCAATATTATCAGATTTTGAGTCGTATGGTACAATGTTGTCTGGTGCGTCTCAAAAACAAAATTTGTTATCCAGTGCTTGGATTTGTTGAGACTACTTCTACTGTTTAAAGTTCAATTTTTTGTGACTGCTCACCAGACCCCTGTTCATACATTAGTTCATCTCATCATGGTGGCATACAGTTAAGTTGTATTCAATAATTCTGTATGTATGTTTGCTAGCATGAGGCGTCAATGATTTTAGGTGTTCGACGCATGCCTAAAATCATATGTTTCCATTCCCCTGTTCATTAAATTTATCCAAATTAATTTAGTGCAATACAAGGGTTGGGTCAGTTAGGAGAAAGAGGATTTTGGCCCCCCTTGACATGCATGCAGCACTTGGCATTGTGTGATCCTAATGAAATTATTTGTCAATCTACGAAGTTATCCCTGTTaaaaatatataataacatagaattatatatatataccagtacaTATGGCGGAAACCATCTGCTATGTCATTGTATTTGCCAAACTTTGAAATGTTGTTTCTTTCGGTTCAAAGAATATGGATGTTTATTCGAGATTATTCTTCAGCTTCTGTATGGGACATGCATGCCAGCAGAGGAACACCATAATAATAGACAAACTTATACTAAGTTGCAAGTTGAACCTCATATGCGATTGGCCAACTTTTATTGCTTACGCATACTTACATTTAGGATCACCAAGATGTAGGTCAAGGGAGTGGCCAGCAGAGTGATTCTTTCAAATATATGACACTACTACTTAATTTTTTTGTTTCCACATTATATTAGTATAATACAATAATgcaaaactacataaaaaataccTAGCCCGTGCAGtggcacgggttgacgactagtatctATAACTACtattccctccgtttcaaaataaatgtctcaactttgtactaacattaGTGCAAAATTATACTAATGTTGAAACAGTTGTTTTGAGAAGGAGGGAGTAATAAAGTAATAATCTTCTTCCTCTCTGGCTAGTCATGATTATCTTCTTCCTCTCTGTCTATCTCTCATGGTCGACggtggggctcgccggggtgaggtGCCTGCGACTCCGACCTGCTCCTACCTCTCTTCACTTTCTGTCTCTaactctccccctctccccttctctcttCCTCGTAATCTTCCACTATTCTTCACTATAGGGTTAATTTGGGAGGGAGCGTCCCCTAGACGATACCTGGGACCCCGATCGCCGCCACAACCACTGGTCTTCATCTCCTAAATTCAGCCTCTCCGAGCAACCGTACAAGACCCCGACCACCATGTCGTCTTTGAAATGACCATGCGAGCCTAGTTCCCTCTTTCCCTACTCGATTTCATGCCCGGACCCCCCTGCTCGAAGCCGCCGCCATGATCAAGCTCGACAGAATCGGTTGTGCGGTGGCCCGCCTACGTCTGTCGCGCCAGTCACACTGGCGTGCGTCGTCTAGCTACCCCGCACCTCGCGCCCTCCTACTGCGGTCATTCGGCCACCTACGGTGAGCCGACGGTGAGCTACCGGCGAGCACATGAACTCAATAACGGGCTTATGTTCTAGGTCTGGACCGGTGTTGATCTTGATTGTGGGCCCATGGCCCACATGTCAGGGAGAGAGAGGGTCTGAGAGAGAAGgttttatttttacttttataATTTTGGTTTGGCCCACTTGTAAGTGTGTGCGAGAGGGGTGACTCCTTTTTCTAGTTTGGCCCACAAGTAAGTGAGTGAGAGAGGGGGTGAGAGAAAgagttttttcctttgattttTCAGAGTTGGTCCCGCATGTGAATGACATAAGGACGCATGGGCAATGATGTCCACAAAACGTATAGTAGACGCTCAACGAGCTTTGGTCAGACAGAAACGACACAAAAGGGCATTTCAATAAGGGAACTAAcaacagaggggcaaatttgagtatgcatcgaaattaggggcaaatctgagtagtggatTCGAGTTAGGGGCATAAATGTAAAtgtccatatcttttaaaccgtaactccaattttaaccTGTTATATgtggaatttgattagaaaaatgtgtagaatctgaatatgatgttattttacatgTCTAATATTTTTAATGCTATTTATGGTGCAACCTTAGTCAATACAGCACAATTAGTCTTCATTTTGGACGCGGATCCGTATTACAAGTTAACACGCGGCACACAATGTTATGTGATGTTTGGCAAGGAGTGAGCTAGGTAAATGATTATAGTGAGTCTAGTATAATCCATCGGCTTGTTGTATTTGCACCAGGTTCTCACAATGTATGTAATTTTTCTTGGTGTAATCCACGCGCGTACTTACTAATGGACTTAACATTTGTTTTTTAGTGCATACAAAAATAATTATTTAACAGGATGAGCATACACTTACAATATTCATGAACATCAGAACTGAATGAATGTTTATTTTGAAAATATCCAAACAAACAACTCTTGTGATAGTCATAAATGTTAATATTGGAACCGATAACTATGATATTAATTTGTGTTCCATCTGCTGCATGTGACGGTGACACATAATTTATAGATCTGGCCTCCTCAGTGTTGAATGGCACCACCCCGATGTTGCATGTTTGTGGTCGTAGGTGCACGGTATCAATATGATGAGTCAGAATCAAAATTGAATTGAAATGAAAATCGTTGCTCAGCTAAAAAATGTTTACTCTCCCGTTTGCAACGCAGAGAAACCATGCATTTGTAAGAACTTTCTCTTGTATTGAGCATTCCAGAATATCCACACAATTCTTTATACCACCTACACTTTTGGATTGAACAAGTGCCGCGTCCACAACGACCTAGCTCAAGCCCACCGGACTATTCACACCATGCCTTAAACCACAGACACTTCGTATTAGACATGTGTGACGTCCTCACCGTCCTGGCTTTCAGAAATAAATATCCCGTGGAACATCCGAGCATCGATATAAAAATCACATTGATCATCCGTAACTCCGAGTGAACCCGGATGGGCACAAGGATACAAAATCATACAATAACAAATAACAATGAATGCACACACAATGGTCGACCCTACAAAACAGGGGTTCGTCACGCACTTGCCTCGACTCAACTATTAGACCATAGAATTTTCTCGATTCTTGAAACTCTCAAACCCATTTGTAAAAAATGATTTAGAAGGCTAATTCAAATACTAATCACTTAACATAGTGTGTATGCCTAACCATGTACTGgcatctttcatatacttataaacATGGATCCATCAGTCCTTTTCTCAGAGTCCAGTTTATGTACATAACATGCCAAAAGAATTTCCAACCTATAGCTGCCTAATTCTATTCTTATAGGCAGTTTGGCAGATTGATGCTTGTCCAACAAGgacatccgcaatatccatggcacaaaCATCAACCCGAATGGTCCGAATAATTGTCCTTGTTAGATAAGCATCAATCTGCCCAACTGCCTATACGAATAGAATTAGGCATCTGTAGGTTGGAAATTATTTCGGCCTCTTATGTACATAAAGAGATAGAGACTGATGGATCCATGTTTACAAGTATATGAAAGATGCCAATATACGGTTAGGCATGAACACTGTTGTATGTGATTAGTATTTGAAGTAGCCTTCTTAATTATTTTTAACGAATAGGTTCGAGAGCTTCAAGAGTCGAGGACAATTCTGCGGTCTAATAGTTGATTTGAGAAAAGTGCATGACGAACACCCGTTTTGTATGGTTGACCATTGTGTGTGCATTCATTGTTACTTTTTATTGTCTGATTTCGTATCCTTGCGCCCATTCGGGTTCACGCGGAGTTACTGTTAATCAATGTGATTTTTATATGGATGCTCGGATGTTCCACTGGATATTTATTTCTGAAAGCCAGGACGGTGAGGACGTCACACATGTCAAAGCCGAAGTGTCGGTGGCATAAGGCATGGTGTGAATAATCTGGTGGGCTTGAGCTAGGTCGGCGAGGACGCCACACGTGTTGAATCTGAAAGTGTCGATGGTATAAAGCATTGTGTGGACATTCCAGAATGCTCACTACAACAGAAAGTTCTTACAAATGCATGGTTTCTTGTTGGGATGGTTATAGCCTTTCTAAGATTGTGCTTTCAGATATATTTTTGTGTTCCCATTTGAAATCATGGAGTTCCTCATTTACTGATGTTCTATATTGTGCTTGCTGAGTATTTTTGTACTCACTCTTGCATACATATGGATTTCTGGTACTAAAGGACActggtagaaaacagggctttggtcacagcccaatatacacattagtcccggttgcactacgaaccgggactaatgtgagcattagtcccggttcgagcgcctaaaggcattagtcccggttcaaatgagacctttagtcccggtttaagacacgaaccgggactaaagggcatcacaccctttagtcccggttcgtgtctcataCTGGGACTAAAGGGGTTCGTGTCTCAAACTCTACNNNNNNNNNNNNNNNNNNNNNNNNNNNNNNNNNNNNNNNNNNNNNNNNNNNNNNNNNNNNNNNNNNNNNNNNNNNNNNNNNNNNNNNNNNNNNNNNNNNNNNNNNNNNNNNNNNNNNNNNNNNNNNNNNNNNNNNNNNNNNNNNNNNNNNNNNNNNNNNNNNNNNNNNNNNNNNNNNNctagttaggaaaatttaaaaacttaaatttgtacatgttttgcaaaaatgtgttatgaaaaagtaaaagggctataacttttgcatacgatgtcggaaaaaaatgtataatatatcaaaatgttcaacacgAAAATCTGAATCCTGTGAAGCGTATGGTTCAACAAGTATCTTGGTATGGGTTACAAGTGGATGTGAAAACTTCTTTTACATAGTACGAACATTTTATTCATAGTTCTTCAAAAAGAAAACACACACTACCAAACCGATGAAGACCACAATTGGTAGCATGTTATACGGTTACTATAGGATACGCTGTTACACAAACACAATGTACGCATGCTCCACAGCTCCCCGTCACAAGTAGCGAGTCAGAGCTGCAAATCCATGTACATATAGATTATTACACTTCGATATGTCACCTGTGTGATCACACAAGAGAATTTAATGCATGTATCACATTCATATGCAGGTGATACTGATAGTACATATAGTAATCTATGGAGCTTAATTAGGGCAGCGGAAGTCTTTCGGCACTCTCTTGCCGCACTGGTTGACGAGCACCTCGATGGCGATGGGCAGCATGAGGTTGATGTTGAGGGCCTTGACCTTGATGGTGGTGCAAAGGCAGAGAGCAGCGTCGAGGTCGGCAACGCCGGACAGCAGCGGGCAGCATGTATTCCTGGCGCTACTGCCGATCACCGCGTGCAACAGCCCATTGAGCACGTCCACGCACGCAAGTAGCTTCAGTGTGTCCACGGGGCACTTGCCGGTCGATGTAGCCGGCGCTGGGGCCGGGGCTGGGGGTGGCGTCAGAGTCGCAGGGGTGGGTGCTGGCGGCATCACGAGGGTCGGTGTTGGGGCCACCGGGATTGGCGTTGGAGAGACAGGGGTTGGTGCTGGCATCGGAGTCACAAGGGATGGTGATGGTGGTATCATAGGAGTCGCTGTTGGGGCCACCGGAGTTGGCGTTGGATAAACGGGGGTCGGTGCTGGCATCGGAGTCACCNNNNNNNNNNNNNNNNNNNNNNNNNNNNNNNNNNNNNNNNNNNNNNNNNNNNNNNNNNNNNNNNNNNNNNNNNNNNNNNNNNNNNNNNNNNNNNNNNNNNNNNNNNNNNNNNNNNNNNNNNNNNNNNNNNNNNNNNNNNNNNNNNNNNNNNNNNNNNNNNNNNNNNNNNNNNNNNNNNNNNNNNNNNNNNNNNNNNNNNNNNNNNNNNNNNNNNNNNNNNNNNNNNNNNNNNNNNNNNNNNNNNNNNNNNNNNNNNNNNNNNNNNNNNNNNNNNNNNNNNNNNNNNNNNNNNNNNNNNNNNNNNNNNNNNNNNNNNNNNNNNNNNNNNNNNNNNNNNNNNNNNNNNNNNNNNNNNNNNNNNNNNNNNNNNNNNNNNNNNNNNNNNNNNNNNNNNNNNNNNNNNNNNNNNNNNNNNNNNNNNNNNNNNNNNNNNNNNNNNNNNNNNNNNNNNNNNNNNNNNNNNNNNNNNNNNNNNNNNNNNNNNNNNNNNNNNNNNNNNNNNNNNNNNNNNNNNNNNNNNNNNNNNNNNNNNNNNNNNNNNNNNNNNNNNNNNNNNNNNNNNNNNNNNNNNNNNNNNNNNNNNNNNNNNNNNNNNNNNNNNNNNNNNNNNNNNNNNNNNNNNNNNNNNNNNNNNNNNNNNNNNNNNNNNNNNNNNNNNNNNNNNNNNNNNNNNNNNNNNNNNNNNNNNNNNNNNNNNNNNNNNNNNNNNNNNNNNNNNNNNNNNNNNNNNNNNNNNNNNNNNNNNNNNNNNNNNNNNNNNNNNNNNNNNNNNNNNNNNNNNNNNNNNNNNNNNNNNNNNNNNNNNNNNNNNNNNNNNNNNNNNNNNNNNNNNNNNNNNNNNNNNNNNNNNNNNNNNNNNNNNNNNNNNNNNNNNNNNNNNNNNNNNNNNNNNNNNNNNNNNNNNNNNNNNNNNNNNNNNNNNNNNNNNNNNNNNNNNNNNNNNNNNNNNNNNNNNNNNNNNNNNNNNNNNNNNNNNNNNNNNNNNNNNNNNNNNNNNNNNNNNNNNNNNNNNNNNNNNNNNNNNNNNNNNNNNNNNNNNNNNNNNNNNNNNNNNNNNNNNNNNNNNNNNNNNNNNNNNNNNNNNNNNNNNNNNNNNNNNNNNNNNNNNNNNNNNNNNNNNNNNNNNNNNNNNNNNNNNNNNNNNNNNNNNNNNNNNNNNNNNNNNNNNNNNNNNNNNNNNNNNNNNNNNNNNNNNNNNNNNNNNNNNNNNNNNNNNNNNNNNNNNNNNNNNNNNNNNNNNNNNNNNNNNNNNNNNNNNNNNNNNNNNNNNNNNNNNNNNNNNNNNNNNNNNNNNNNNNNNNNNNNNNNNNNNNNNNNNNNNNNNNNNNNNNNNNNNNNNNNNNNNNNNNNNNNNNNNNNNNNNNNNNNNNNNNNNNNNNNNNNNNNNNNNNNNNNNNNNNNNNNNNNNNNNNNNNNNNNNNNNNNNNNNNNNNNNNNNNNNNNNNNNNNNNNNNNNNNNNNNNNNNNNNNNNNNNNNNNNNNNNNNNNNNNNNNNNNNNNNNNNNNNNNNNNNNNNNNNNNNNNNNNNNNNNNNNNNNNNNNNNNNNNNNNNNNNNNNNNNNNNNNNNNNNNNNNNNNNNNNNNNNNNNNNNNNNNNNNNNNNNNNNNNNNNNNNNNNNNNNNNNNNNNNNNNNNNNNNNNNNNNNNNNNNNNNNNNNNNNNNNNNNNNNNNNNNNNNNNNNNNNNNNNNNNNNNNNNNNNNNNNNNNNNNNNNNNNNNNNNNNNNNNNNNNNNNNNNNNNNNNNNNNNNNNNNNNNNNNNNNNNNNNNNNNNNNNNNNNNNNNNNNNNNNNNNNNNNNNNNNNNNNNNNNNNNNNNNNNNNNNNNNNNNNNNNNNNNNNNNNNNNNNNNNNNNNNNNNNNNNNNNNNNNNNNNNNNNNNNNNNNNNNNNNNNNNNNNNNNNNNNNNNNNNNNNNNNNNNNNNNNNNNNNNNNNNNNNNNNNNNNNNNNNNNNNNNNNNNNNNNNNNNNNNNNNNNNNNNNNNNNNNNNNNNNNNNNNNNNNNNNNNNNNNNNNNNNNNNNNNNNNNNNNNNNNNNNNNNNNNNNNNNNNNNNNNNNNNNNNNNNNNNNNNNNNNNNNNNNNNNNNNNNNNNNNNNNNNNNNNNNNNNNNNNNNNNNNNNNNNNNNNNNNNNNNNNNNNNNNNNNNNNNNNNNNNNNNNNNNNNNNNNNNNNNNNNNNNNNNNNNNNNNNNNNNNNNNNNNNNNNNNNNNNNNNNNNNNNNNNNNNNNNNNNNNNNNNNNNNNNNNNNNNNNNNNNNNNNNNNNNNNNNNNNNNNNNNNNNNNNNNNNNNNNNNNNNNNNNNNNNNNNNNNNNNNNNNNNNNNNNNNNNNNNNNNNNNNNNNNNNNNNNNNN
The sequence above is drawn from the Triticum aestivum cultivar Chinese Spring chromosome 7A, IWGSC CS RefSeq v2.1, whole genome shotgun sequence genome and encodes:
- the LOC123152234 gene encoding extensin-like — protein: MARIAAFLLVALLSLAGHLAQSAPCRSCPPTRPSQPAPCKHKSSPSSIPCPPPSQTPMPSTTPTLTPVTPTPAPTPTVFIPPPTNTPAPTPIPASVTPTSAPTPMVPPIPTPITPTPVPAPLSPTPTPVAPTPTTVMPPTQMPMAPTPAPTPVSPTPNPVAPRPIPVMPPTPTPASTPISPTPSPVAPTPTRVVPTPAPTPVSPSPTLVTPTPAPVMPPTPTSVTPMPAPTPVSPTPTPVAPTATPMIPPSPTLVTPMPAPTPVSPTPIPVAPTSTLVMPPAPTPVTPTPPPAPAPAPATSTGKCPVDTLKLLACVDVLNGLLHAVIGSSARNTCCPLLSGVADLDAALCLCTTIKVKALNINLMLPIAIEVLVN
- the LOC123152235 gene encoding 36.4 kDa proline-rich protein-like, whose product is MIPPSPSLVTPMPAPTPVSPTPIPVAPTPTLVMPPAPTPATLTPPPAPAPAPATSTGKCPVDTLKLLACVDVLNGLLHAVIGSSARNTCCPLLSGVADLDAALCLCTTIKVKALNINLMLPIAIEVLVNQCGKRVPKDFRCPN